A section of the Pseudomonas sp. FP453 genome encodes:
- the sugE gene encoding quaternary ammonium compound efflux SMR transporter SugE, whose amino-acid sequence MSWIILFFAGLFEVGWAVGLKYTDGFSKPLPTALTIAAMAVSLGLLGLAMKELPLGTAYAIWTGVGAVGTVIAGIILFGESMALVRLASVALIICGLVGLKIST is encoded by the coding sequence ATGTCCTGGATCATTCTGTTTTTTGCCGGATTGTTTGAAGTGGGCTGGGCCGTCGGCCTGAAATACACCGACGGTTTCAGCAAGCCACTGCCCACTGCGCTGACCATTGCGGCCATGGCGGTGAGCCTTGGGTTGCTGGGGCTGGCCATGAAGGAACTGCCGCTGGGCACTGCCTATGCGATCTGGACTGGAGTGGGTGCCGTGGGCACGGTGATTGCCGGGATTATCCTGTTTGGAGAATCCATGGCGTTGGTTCGGTTGGCCAGTGTGGCGTTGATTATCTGTGGGCTGGTTGGGCTCAAGATCAGCACCTAG
- the rdgC gene encoding recombination-associated protein RdgC produces the protein MWFKNLLIYRLTQDLPVDAEALETAMATKLARPCASQELTTYGFVAPFGKGEDAPLVHVSGDFLLIAARKEERILPGSVVRDALKEKVEEIEAEQMRKVYKKERDQLKDEIIQAFLPRAFIRRSSTFAAIAPKQGLILVNSASPKRAEDLLSTLREVIGTLPVRPLTVKTAPTAIMTDWVTTQKPADDFFVLDECELRDTHEDGGIVRCKRQDLTGEEIQLHLTTGKVVTQLSLAWQDKLSFMLDDKMTVKRLKFEDLLQDQAEQDGGDEALGQLDASFTLMMLTFGEFIPALVEALGGEETPQGI, from the coding sequence ATGTGGTTCAAGAACCTGCTTATCTATCGCCTGACCCAAGATCTGCCTGTTGATGCCGAGGCGTTGGAAACTGCAATGGCCACCAAACTGGCGCGCCCTTGTGCAAGCCAGGAGTTGACCACTTACGGTTTCGTCGCACCTTTTGGTAAAGGTGAAGACGCTCCCCTGGTTCACGTCAGCGGTGACTTCCTGCTGATCGCCGCGCGCAAGGAAGAACGTATCCTGCCGGGCAGCGTGGTGCGTGATGCACTGAAAGAGAAAGTCGAAGAGATCGAGGCCGAGCAAATGCGCAAGGTCTATAAGAAGGAACGCGACCAGCTCAAGGATGAAATCATCCAGGCCTTCCTGCCGCGTGCCTTTATTCGTCGCTCGTCGACCTTCGCCGCCATCGCGCCGAAACAAGGCCTGATCCTGGTGAACTCGGCCAGCCCGAAACGCGCCGAAGACCTGCTCTCCACCCTGCGTGAAGTGATCGGCACCCTGCCGGTGCGTCCGCTCACCGTGAAAACCGCGCCAACCGCGATCATGACCGACTGGGTCACCACCCAGAAACCGGCCGATGACTTCTTCGTCCTCGACGAATGCGAACTGCGCGACACCCACGAAGACGGCGGCATTGTGCGCTGCAAGCGCCAGGACCTGACCGGCGAAGAGATCCAGCTGCACCTGACCACCGGCAAAGTCGTGACCCAGCTGTCCCTGGCCTGGCAGGACAAACTGTCCTTCATGCTCGACGACAAGATGACCGTCAAGCGCCTGAAGTTCGAAGACCTGCTGCAAGACCAGGCCGAGCAAGACGGTGGCGACGAAGCCCTGGGCCAACTGGATGCGAGCTTCACCCTGATGATGCTGACATTCGGCGAGTTCATCCCGGCGCTGGTTGAAGCGCTCGGCGGTGAAGAGACCCCGCAGGGCATCTAA
- a CDS encoding TonB-dependent siderophore receptor → MHTPSYPRGRFGLLKLAPLSLAMLSASVLSISPAHADSVNVAAQAYDIPAGPLGSSLNRFAQQAGVAIVFQSHELEGLNGPGLKGSYGIQDGFDRLLLGSGYRAVKGDQVYALQPAPIASDGSMELSPTQVSATQLGNITEGTGSYTPGTLATSTRLVLTPKETPQSVSVVTRQHMDDFGLTNVDDVMRHTPGITVSAFDTERSNYYARGFSINNFQYDGIPSTARNVAYSAGNTLSDMAIYDRVEVLKGATGLLTGAGSLGATINLVRKKPTADFQGHATLGAGSWDNYRSELDVSGPLNDSGNVRGRAVAAYQDKHSFMDHYSRKSPTYYGIMEFDLSPDTLLTVGGDYQDTLPKGSSWSGSFPLINSQGNRNSVKRSFNDAAEWSSWEQYTRTVFAMLEHDLGNGWVSKLQLDHKINGYHALMGSIQGDQPQPDGTAQLTSGKYTGETVSDSADLYVSGPFSLGGREHELVLGGSISASEWKGKGYWNLDPNIVDFNNWHGHATMPDWGKAQSLIDDTVRQTGAYATTRLNLADDLKVLLGARLVNYQVTGYNPSYRESGRVVPYIGAVYDLNDTYALYASYTDIFMPQENYNRDRDNKLLEPDEGQNWELGIKADYLDGRVNASAAYFEIHESNRALSDDEYNNLKPTPNNYAYKSSKAVTKGYEVEMSGEIAPGWQLQAGYTHKIVRDDKGVKISTFEPEDQVKLYTTYKLKGNLDKLTVGGGVRWQSVGWQDIYNSPRGGYEEFSQEAYWLVDLMSKYQISKNLSATLNVNNIFDKSYYTNIGFYNSAAYGEPRNVMVTTRWDF, encoded by the coding sequence ATGCACACCCCTTCCTACCCGCGTGGGCGCTTTGGCCTACTGAAACTCGCGCCGCTGTCCCTGGCCATGCTCAGCGCCTCGGTGCTGAGCATCAGCCCGGCACACGCGGACAGCGTCAACGTGGCCGCCCAGGCCTACGACATCCCGGCCGGGCCGCTGGGCAGCTCGCTCAATCGCTTTGCGCAACAAGCCGGCGTGGCCATCGTGTTCCAGTCCCACGAACTGGAAGGCCTCAACGGCCCTGGCCTCAAGGGCAGCTACGGCATCCAGGACGGTTTCGACCGGTTGCTGCTGGGCAGCGGTTATCGCGCGGTAAAAGGTGATCAGGTCTACGCCCTGCAACCGGCGCCCATCGCCAGCGATGGCAGCATGGAACTGAGCCCGACCCAAGTCAGCGCCACCCAACTGGGCAATATCACCGAAGGCACGGGCTCCTACACCCCTGGCACGCTCGCGACTTCGACGCGCCTGGTGCTGACGCCCAAGGAAACCCCGCAATCGGTCTCCGTGGTCACCCGCCAGCACATGGATGACTTCGGCCTGACCAACGTCGACGACGTGATGCGCCACACGCCCGGCATCACCGTGTCGGCCTTCGACACCGAGCGCAGCAACTACTATGCGCGCGGCTTCTCGATCAATAATTTCCAGTACGACGGCATCCCTTCCACTGCGCGCAACGTCGCCTATTCGGCGGGCAACACCCTGAGCGACATGGCGATCTACGACCGCGTCGAAGTGCTCAAGGGCGCCACCGGCCTGCTCACTGGCGCCGGCTCCCTCGGCGCGACGATCAACCTGGTGCGCAAGAAACCCACCGCCGACTTCCAGGGCCACGCCACCCTCGGCGCCGGTTCGTGGGACAACTACCGCAGCGAACTGGACGTCAGCGGCCCGCTGAACGACAGCGGCAACGTACGCGGCCGTGCGGTGGCGGCCTACCAAGACAAGCATTCGTTCATGGACCACTACTCGCGCAAGAGCCCGACGTACTACGGCATCATGGAGTTCGACCTGTCGCCCGATACCCTGCTGACCGTAGGCGGCGACTACCAGGACACGTTGCCAAAAGGCTCGTCCTGGTCGGGCAGCTTTCCGCTGATCAACTCCCAGGGCAATCGCAACAGCGTCAAGCGCTCGTTCAACGACGCCGCCGAGTGGAGCAGTTGGGAGCAATACACCCGCACCGTGTTCGCCATGCTCGAACATGACCTGGGCAATGGCTGGGTGAGCAAGCTGCAACTGGACCACAAGATCAACGGCTACCACGCCTTGATGGGCTCGATCCAGGGCGACCAGCCGCAGCCGGATGGCACCGCGCAACTGACCTCGGGCAAATACACCGGGGAAACCGTCAGCGACTCCGCCGACCTGTATGTCAGCGGCCCGTTCAGCCTCGGCGGGCGTGAACATGAGCTGGTGCTGGGCGGCTCGATCAGCGCCTCGGAGTGGAAAGGCAAAGGCTATTGGAACCTCGACCCCAATATCGTCGACTTCAATAACTGGCACGGCCACGCAACCATGCCGGACTGGGGCAAGGCGCAATCGCTGATCGACGATACCGTGCGCCAGACCGGCGCGTACGCGACCACACGCCTGAACCTCGCCGACGACCTCAAGGTGCTGCTCGGCGCGCGCCTGGTCAACTATCAGGTCACCGGTTACAACCCCAGTTACCGCGAGTCCGGGCGCGTCGTGCCGTATATCGGCGCGGTCTACGACCTGAACGACACCTACGCGCTCTACGCCAGCTACACCGATATCTTCATGCCGCAGGAAAACTACAACCGCGACCGCGACAACAAGCTGCTGGAACCGGATGAAGGCCAGAACTGGGAGCTGGGGATCAAGGCCGACTATCTCGACGGTCGAGTGAATGCCAGCGCCGCCTACTTTGAAATCCACGAGTCCAACCGTGCGCTGTCCGACGACGAGTACAACAACCTCAAGCCCACACCGAACAACTATGCCTATAAAAGCAGCAAGGCGGTGACAAAGGGTTATGAAGTGGAGATGTCCGGCGAAATCGCCCCTGGCTGGCAGCTGCAGGCCGGCTACACCCACAAGATCGTGCGCGACGACAAGGGCGTGAAGATCTCCACCTTTGAACCGGAAGACCAGGTCAAGCTGTACACCACCTACAAACTCAAGGGCAACCTGGACAAGTTGACCGTCGGCGGCGGCGTGCGCTGGCAGAGCGTGGGTTGGCAGGACATCTATAACAGCCCGCGTGGCGGCTATGAGGAGTTTTCCCAAGAGGCGTATTGGCTGGTGGACCTGATGAGCAAATATCAGATCAGCAAGAACCTGTCGGCGACGTTGAACGTCAACAATATCTTCGACAAGAGCTACTACACCAATATCGGCTTCTATAACTCCGCCGCCTACGGTGAGCCACGCAACGTCATGGTGACCACCCGCTGGGATTTCTAA
- a CDS encoding FecR family protein, with amino-acid sequence MHDARQQIEEQAAEWLLRLHEGELSEAQRLAFECWKQQGPHYAAAAARMEEVIARMQALRGKKAPARAALNAAFAQQKSHRRKRAVRALLLACSLAIPAAALLVSPYPQQWMADVRNGPGQWQTLQLADGSTLTLNGISAANLHFDAKQRRIELLQGEILVEVAHDSTRPFIVQTAQGTLRALGTRFVVKREGDVTVLSMLQSRVAAQSANAQQTLEVDAGSRALVSAHSVQLSGSIDPASINEAWRRHQLVVENRPLPEVLDEISRHRTGRVQFDRAALQSLRVSAVIPLDDSDHALQLLAQTLPIKVRSFTPWLILVDPDDSANK; translated from the coding sequence ATGCACGACGCCCGCCAACAGATCGAAGAACAAGCCGCCGAATGGCTGCTGCGCCTGCACGAAGGTGAGCTGAGCGAAGCCCAGCGCCTGGCGTTCGAATGCTGGAAACAACAAGGCCCGCACTACGCCGCAGCCGCCGCGCGCATGGAAGAAGTGATTGCGCGCATGCAGGCCCTGCGCGGTAAAAAAGCACCGGCGCGGGCCGCCTTGAATGCCGCGTTTGCCCAGCAGAAATCCCACCGTCGCAAGCGCGCCGTACGCGCCCTGCTGCTGGCGTGCAGCCTGGCGATTCCGGCCGCGGCGCTGCTCGTCAGCCCTTACCCGCAACAATGGATGGCCGATGTGCGCAATGGCCCTGGCCAATGGCAAACCCTGCAATTGGCGGACGGCTCGACATTGACTCTCAACGGCATCAGCGCGGCGAACCTGCATTTCGACGCCAAACAGCGCCGCATCGAATTGCTGCAAGGCGAGATCCTCGTGGAAGTGGCCCACGACAGCACGCGGCCGTTTATCGTGCAGACCGCCCAAGGCACTTTGCGCGCACTGGGCACGCGGTTTGTAGTCAAGCGTGAAGGCGATGTCACCGTGCTGAGCATGTTGCAGTCGCGCGTGGCGGCACAGAGCGCGAATGCCCAGCAGACCCTGGAAGTCGATGCCGGCTCCCGGGCGCTGGTCTCTGCCCACAGCGTGCAGCTGAGCGGCAGCATCGACCCCGCCAGCATCAACGAAGCCTGGCGCCGCCATCAGTTGGTGGTGGAAAACCGGCCATTGCCCGAGGTGCTGGATGAAATCTCCCGCCATCGAACCGGGCGAGTGCAGTTCGATCGTGCGGCACTGCAAAGCCTGCGTGTATCGGCCGTCATCCCCTTGGACGACAGCGATCACGCCCTGCAATTACTCGCGCAAACCTTACCGATCAAGGTCAGAAGTTTTACGCCCTGGCTGATCCTCGTGGACCCAGACGACAGCGCCAATAAATAA
- a CDS encoding sigma-70 family RNA polymerase sigma factor, whose product MSVGEPPFQREITALYSEHHGWLLAWLRRKLGCRQNAADLAQDTFARILNARESVASIREPRAYLSTTARRLLIDQARRKQIENAYLQELALTVDVLEGFQSPEQIHTTLEALEQIAFILEGMHVYSREAFVLYYLEELTQQQIARQLKLSERTVRKYLIQALVHCGHSLDT is encoded by the coding sequence ATGTCTGTGGGTGAACCGCCCTTCCAACGGGAAATAACCGCGCTCTACAGTGAGCATCACGGCTGGCTGCTGGCGTGGCTGCGGCGCAAATTGGGCTGCCGGCAGAACGCGGCGGACCTGGCGCAGGACACGTTCGCGCGTATCCTCAACGCCCGCGAGTCGGTGGCAAGCATTCGCGAACCGCGGGCGTACTTGAGCACCACGGCGCGGCGCCTGCTTATCGACCAGGCCCGGCGCAAGCAGATCGAAAACGCCTACCTGCAAGAGTTGGCGCTGACGGTGGACGTCCTGGAAGGGTTCCAGTCGCCGGAGCAGATCCACACCACCCTTGAGGCCCTGGAGCAGATCGCGTTTATTCTCGAAGGCATGCACGTCTATTCGCGCGAGGCCTTCGTGCTGTATTACCTCGAAGAACTGACCCAGCAACAGATCGCCCGCCAGCTCAAGCTGTCGGAACGCACCGTGCGCAAGTACCTGATCCAGGCGCTCGTGCATTGCGGCCACAGCCTGGACACCTGA
- a CDS encoding TonB-dependent siderophore receptor: MTSPPLLAEPIGQQHVRHYTIPAGALSTALAEFASQAGITLPIDPALVEGKRSTGLNANTGIDEGLRSLLRGSGLNAVASGDGSYTLYPLGDGSSIELGATSITGQQLGQTTENSGSYTTGSTSTATKLPMSLRETPQSVTVITRQHMTDQGLGSIAEVLGQTPGVTVMHDDSERYNFYSRGFALDSFQYDGVPTSDFTTNTNGLGVRDMAIYDRVEVVRGATGLMSGVGSPAGVVNLVRKRPTKDFQGYVSGSGGTWDRYRTEMDLSGPLSENGALRGRVVAAHQDNHSFIDYYTQKKDVFYAIGEADITPDTTLYAGIDYQKIDADGSSFGQLPLYNADGNRANFKRSTNPAAKWTYADSQSTKYFAGIEQRFDNDWLLRVEASHWKGTTDQLQGNIVGWGPFPDETTHLAELQRSRVTYTINADSADAYATGPFSLLGRTHELVVGLNASNRRSDYQSLDGGSLNVNYETWGNNPPQPDAFTFQQSQGYKIKESGGYAALRLNPLDDWHVILGSRVVNYEREGTLTYGWKPNDPSDDSARKTGKLVPYAGIVYDLNDIHSLYVSYTDIFTPQSLFDKNDKALEPLTGQSYEAGLKSEYFDGALNTSVAVFTIKQDNLGVDDGVRTGGLTAYKAVSGTTTKGFEMQLSGQLTPGWQMLAGFTYAQPRDKDGNRINTNLPERQFKLSTAYKLEGALRDLTVGGNVTWQSSTYSAITYPMDARADEGSFAVVGLMARYDVSKNLSASLNLNNLFDREYYAGYGLYSSAFYGDPRNMTVGLKYQF, from the coding sequence GTGACCAGCCCCCCCCTGCTGGCAGAACCTATCGGCCAGCAGCACGTGCGCCATTACACGATTCCCGCCGGCGCCTTGAGCACGGCGCTGGCCGAGTTCGCCAGCCAGGCCGGCATCACCCTGCCGATCGACCCGGCGCTGGTGGAAGGCAAGCGCAGTACCGGGCTGAATGCCAACACCGGCATCGATGAGGGATTGCGCAGCCTGCTGCGCGGTAGCGGGCTAAATGCGGTCGCCTCCGGGGACGGCTCCTACACGCTGTATCCATTGGGAGATGGGTCAAGCATTGAGCTGGGGGCCACCAGTATCACCGGCCAACAACTGGGCCAGACCACCGAAAACTCCGGCTCCTACACCACGGGCAGCACCAGCACGGCAACCAAATTGCCCATGTCCCTGCGCGAGACTCCCCAGTCGGTGACCGTCATCACCCGCCAGCACATGACTGACCAGGGCCTGGGTTCCATCGCCGAAGTCCTCGGGCAAACCCCTGGCGTGACGGTGATGCACGACGACAGTGAGCGTTACAACTTCTACTCCCGCGGTTTTGCCTTGGACAGTTTTCAGTACGACGGTGTGCCGACGTCAGACTTCACCACCAATACCAACGGCCTGGGCGTGCGCGACATGGCCATCTACGACCGCGTCGAAGTGGTACGCGGCGCCACGGGGTTGATGAGTGGCGTCGGCAGCCCGGCGGGGGTGGTCAACCTGGTCCGCAAACGTCCGACCAAAGACTTCCAGGGCTATGTCTCCGGCAGTGGTGGCACCTGGGATCGCTACCGCACGGAAATGGACCTGTCCGGGCCGTTGTCCGAAAACGGCGCGCTGCGTGGGCGCGTGGTGGCAGCTCATCAGGACAACCATTCATTTATTGATTACTACACGCAGAAAAAGGACGTGTTCTACGCCATCGGCGAGGCCGATATCACGCCGGACACCACGCTGTACGCCGGCATCGACTATCAGAAAATCGACGCCGACGGCTCCAGTTTTGGCCAGCTGCCGCTGTACAACGCCGATGGCAACCGCGCCAACTTCAAACGCTCGACCAACCCGGCGGCCAAATGGACCTATGCCGACAGCCAAAGCACCAAATACTTTGCCGGCATCGAGCAGCGCTTCGACAATGACTGGCTGTTGCGCGTAGAAGCCAGCCACTGGAAAGGCACCACCGATCAGTTGCAAGGCAACATCGTCGGCTGGGGGCCGTTCCCCGACGAGACGACCCACCTTGCCGAACTGCAGCGCAGCCGCGTGACCTACACGATCAACGCCGACTCCGCGGATGCCTACGCGACGGGGCCTTTTTCGCTGCTGGGGCGTACCCATGAGTTGGTGGTGGGTTTGAATGCGAGTAACCGCCGCTCGGACTATCAGTCACTGGACGGTGGCAGCCTCAACGTGAACTACGAGACCTGGGGCAACAACCCGCCTCAGCCGGATGCGTTCACCTTCCAACAGAGCCAGGGCTACAAGATCAAGGAGTCCGGTGGGTACGCGGCATTGCGCCTGAACCCGCTGGACGACTGGCATGTGATCCTCGGCAGCCGGGTCGTCAACTATGAGCGTGAAGGCACCCTGACCTACGGATGGAAGCCCAATGATCCGTCGGACGACAGCGCCAGGAAAACCGGCAAGCTGGTGCCTTATGCTGGCATCGTCTACGACCTCAATGACATCCACTCGCTCTACGTCAGCTACACCGACATCTTCACGCCGCAGTCGTTGTTCGACAAAAACGACAAGGCGCTGGAACCGCTGACGGGGCAAAGCTATGAAGCGGGCCTGAAGTCGGAATATTTCGACGGTGCGCTCAACACCAGTGTCGCCGTGTTCACCATCAAGCAGGACAACCTGGGGGTGGACGACGGCGTTCGCACGGGAGGCCTTACGGCCTACAAGGCCGTCAGCGGCACCACCACCAAAGGGTTTGAAATGCAGCTGTCCGGCCAACTGACGCCGGGTTGGCAGATGCTTGCCGGCTTCACCTACGCCCAACCCCGGGACAAGGACGGCAACCGCATCAACACCAACCTGCCGGAGCGCCAGTTCAAACTGTCCACGGCCTACAAGCTTGAAGGTGCCCTGCGTGACCTGACAGTGGGCGGCAATGTGACGTGGCAGAGTTCAACCTATTCGGCCATCACCTACCCGATGGATGCGCGCGCCGACGAAGGCAGTTTCGCCGTGGTGGGGTTGATGGCGCGCTATGATGTGAGCAAGAACCTCAGCGCGTCGCTGAACCTGAACAACCTCTTCGACCGCGAGTACTACGCCGGCTACGGTCTGTATAGCAGCGCATTCTACGGTGACCCGCGCAATATGACGGTGGGCCTCAAGTACCAGTTCTGA
- a CDS encoding FecR domain-containing protein, with amino-acid sequence MHHPGHNFSVSAQPIDRRIARQAARWFVRLQGNASPRDREACDHWRASHADHERAWQLAAGFHARFDAIPADIGMPALGRPASLDRRHTLKLLTSLIIAAPLGTFAYQALPWREWSADQRTVAGERRECVLPDGTRVMLNTASAMDIRFDSQQRLLRLYAGEILVSTAADPLNRPLVVETAEGRLRPVGTRFDVRQLDGKTRIAVLEGAVQVYPAHAKDFLRLEAGQQTEFSRALIAPVATLQRSSSDWTQGVLRAEKMRLADFALELGRYRPGLLRCDPAVADWQISGTFQLHDTDLALAALARTLPVDIRTRSRYWVTIAARES; translated from the coding sequence ATGCATCATCCTGGCCACAACTTCAGCGTGAGTGCCCAGCCGATTGACCGGCGCATTGCGCGCCAGGCGGCCCGCTGGTTCGTGCGCCTGCAAGGCAACGCCAGCCCGCGTGATCGGGAAGCCTGCGACCACTGGCGCGCCAGCCATGCCGACCACGAGCGCGCCTGGCAATTGGCGGCAGGGTTCCACGCACGCTTCGACGCGATCCCAGCGGATATCGGCATGCCCGCGCTGGGCCGCCCGGCAAGCCTTGATCGGCGCCACACCCTGAAACTGCTGACCAGCCTGATCATCGCTGCGCCGCTGGGCACATTCGCCTACCAGGCACTGCCCTGGCGGGAGTGGAGCGCAGACCAACGCACCGTGGCCGGCGAGCGTCGCGAATGCGTGCTGCCGGACGGCACCCGGGTGATGCTCAACACCGCCAGCGCCATGGACATCCGCTTCGACAGCCAGCAGCGCCTGCTGCGCCTGTACGCCGGCGAGATCCTGGTCAGCACCGCCGCCGACCCGCTCAACCGCCCACTCGTGGTGGAAACCGCCGAAGGCCGTTTGCGCCCGGTTGGCACGCGTTTCGACGTGCGCCAGCTCGACGGCAAAACCCGTATCGCAGTGCTGGAAGGGGCGGTGCAGGTCTATCCCGCTCACGCCAAGGATTTCCTGCGCCTGGAAGCGGGCCAGCAGACCGAGTTCAGTCGCGCCCTGATTGCGCCCGTGGCCACGCTGCAACGCAGCAGCAGCGATTGGACCCAAGGCGTACTGCGCGCGGAGAAAATGCGCCTGGCCGACTTTGCCCTCGAGCTCGGCCGCTATCGTCCCGGCCTGCTGCGCTGCGATCCGGCAGTGGCAGACTGGCAGATCTCCGGCACATTTCAGTTACACGACACCGACCTGGCATTGGCCGCCCTGGCCCGCACCCTGCCGGTAGACATCCGCACCCGCAGCCGCTACTGGGTGACCATCGCCGCCCGGGAAAGCTGA